GCCAAGAAAGAAGCCCacagaaaatatttataacatgcatatataaatgaataatgCATGTATCACAAAATTTTACCCATCAAGGCACATCAAATAACAGGATATTCCAGAAATCTTGCATTTCTGGTACTGCAAATATTGGGAGTAAACATGACAATGAAATcaaattgaccatccagactaGCAGCACTAAAATGGCAAAGGATTCTcaaaaaggaattgtcttagaATAAATATTTATCTAGATTTTTTGCTCTTGACAGTAACCTAGaagaatattattttccttGGAAGACATTTGGGCATAAAAGAAGAATTTTCCATGAGAAATTACCTGATGACTGTTTGTGCCAGCAACAAATTTACGGTGGTCATCTTTACTTAGGAAAGTTGCAGATGTAAACCAAGTTGGAGTGAATAAGCCAAGGCTGTTTTTAGGAGGCTGCACGAGGTAAGTATAATTAGATAAATGCAAGGAAAAATAGCTTGAGAGTCTTGAGGACACTAAATATTTGATGTTACACATTCAAGAGCAATAGTAGAGATGCAAAGGCTTACAGATTTTGCAGTCCAAATCTTAGTACCCTGTTCAAGATCCCAAACATTAACTTCAACACCCTTCCTGAGTGAGAAAACAAGGAAGTTGTCATTCCTCACACCCAAAAAATAGAGAACACTATAATGTCCCATTCCTAACTGAAGATAAACATAATTCTTCAATCCTGTATTGAAGAGATATGCAATATATACACTCACCCGCCAAACAAAGCATAGTTTTCATTTCCATCCACTTGAGAACATAAGATATTACCAGAAGCACATACATTCCATGTTCTTGAAGAAACACTTGAGGTGGAATCCGCATGTGAACTGGTAAGTTCAACAGACCTCATACTTGCATTTCCTTTTGTTGTACATGTAAGCAAGGTGTGTGACCTAATCATAGACAAGGAAGACAAGTGATATCATAAACACCATGCATTGCACATACAGTATAGCTACTAATTAAGAATCATATGGATCAAAAGCTACAGATAAAGACATAAATGTGTTGAACAGTATCACAAACTTGGAAGACCAAAACATAAATTCATGATTTATTGCTTTGTAGGTCTGCATTTGAATCTATGTGCATAAGGCATGGCCAAAAGGCAGCAACAGTTACTACCTTGACGATAAGTCCAAATTTTGCTTTTTGAACAAATGCAACCCAACAATAGCATCATCTCCAGGCTCAGGACCATTATCAATGATATTGGAGATTGAAAGACAAGGATGCCCATTAAGAGGGTTAAGAATCTCAATCTGCAAATGCATAACTGTGGcataaatatccaaaagagCTTGAGTGATCCTAAAATTCCTAGCAATAATTGAAAACTAAAATGCATTCCAAGACTTCATGGTTTCAAGAACTCACCAGACCACCTTCCCTAGCAATAGCTAACAACTGcatcaagaagaagaaaaacagacaagagaaaaatcaaaatgagaagaatTCAGAAACTTAAATAGGAAATAATTGTTTCCAAACAGAGAAACTAAATGGTTGTGCCCAGCAAGAACGCAAAACCTATAGTGATGCGAAAAAGAACCTTCCCATAAAACGTACTAGTCATAATGAGAATACGCAAATTAATTATACAGCATAGTCAAGAATTAAATTGTCAGAAACACAACATTGTCAAGCCAATGGCATAGCACCTGAACCTGAAATAGGCATGTCTTCACCCACTGCATCAACACAGTCAGGCCACTTGCATAATAAACATGGTGGTCTTTTATGTCTAATGGATAAAACAGGAccacaatgaaaaaaatgttaaaaaaatgtcTAAGAGTAAATTGTATCCCCAGTTATCAATGCAATTTCACAGGTAGCCGAATAAACATACCACCTTCCTATTACTCTGAGAGCCCAACCCAAGCATTTTAAGTTTCAAGGAGAACTTCTTatgcaaaaagaaaatgaatcagATTAAAATAAGCTTCTCCTGCGGACATGTGCATATTGCACTTTCCAATGAATCAGCACCTACATTCATTGAAACTAATGCAACAGGTCCATTACCATCCGTATTATATAAGAAAGCGAGATCAGAAAAAACCCTAAGGCTTccttttcattcttctcttaTTTCCTATAGCATCAATCATGAAGTTGATTAACCTAGTTTTCAATTGACCACGACCACTAACAACAGGAATCAAAATATTCCGGGGCAAGAAAATACATTTggcataaaatttaaaaagaaaaaaaattgcattccCACTCATGTATACTTAACAACTCATATATCACAAAAGTAACATACAGGGCCAGATTTGCGGTCATCAATAGAAGCAGCAAGTATGCATTTGGATGAGTCGGGCTCACCCCATCTATCCACCACCTTGGGAATTCCTCCTTCCTTACTACGAGCTTCAGTAACTACAATCATTGCAACAGCACATTGAtaagaatataaaacaaaaattagttcaaacagattaaaaaaaaattgaggaaattaGAAATCACCTTTAACAAGACCGAGGACATCAAATGTTAAAGCTCTGATTGGAGGACAACCAGGGCACTCCAGTGTGCTAGTGCGCGGCATTGCCTATTCTGCAGGTTCCTCTTCTTGAACGAAAAAACCAAGCAAGAAAGTCACCAAGATACCAGCTTTGGATCAAAGGAGGTCTCCGCTGGTGCAAGACTGAGATTCAATAACCAAATGCACCACTGAATGAACCAAGCCCTATCGCCTCAGCTCTGTATCTGTATGGGAAAAATCAAGTACAAAAACACCAGTTCGAATGCAAATTTTAGATATCTCCTTCCTCTTCCTCGACAAAGACCGGAGTATTCATAGCCAACAGGGAGGCTAGGGCTTTAGACACACAGGTTGAGACGTTAGGGTTTTGACGGAGGACTCCTAGTGTGTATCGCGTAACACCGTAGCATTCCCGAAATGGCCCATCCACCAGTTGAAAAGACCATTTACAAGTAACTCCTTTTGcattagaaatatttaattaataggatgaaattatttaaattgtaAATCTAATCATTGtgatgttttaaatatttatatattggttttaaaaaaagagttatttttactgaaaaataataagaacatttttatttaaataagacgAAAAAAGAGTAGGAAtagtaagaaataataataacaggAAGAGATAGTAActctaaaaattataaactttaCATAAGTGGGTTacaattgtttaatggaaggaatagaaaatatgtcaaaatctcaaatacgttttataattttaaaactcaaaatccctaaaatcttaaaatatttatgtagACCCCTCTTGAGACCAAGGGATATTTCCTACAACCCCGAGAGAGCAaggtattttttatttgagagaGGGGGTGAACGTTCTTTGGATCGGAAGGAGCTGGGCATTTCATTTGGGGGTGGGGGATGGTTTCCATAGGTGAGCAAGCTGCTTGGGACGTGTGGCAAAGACAtgaccaccttgccatggtggtggttggggATGGAGACTTTTTTGCTTAACAGGGAGCAGTAGAGCAGTTAGGGGGAGAAGGTGAAAACAtggaggaaaaatagagcagaaatgagagagagagagatggctGGAATGAGGGGGGTTAGAGGATGATGAGTTGGGCAATGTCTTTGGCAAGAATAGCTCTATAGAGGTGAAAAGGCCGAAGCaaagagaaataagaaaaaaatgagtcCATAACAGGGAAGGGGAGTAGCCTCAGGTAAGTTTGTTGTGGGTTTCTTgcttattttgattaatatacttttcctttctttcccatTGTTTGCTTTACATTACTTGTCGATTTGGGTGTTGATGATATGAGTTGCATgctaaattttgttgatttctggatcatttttatattttgttgttgTCGATCTCTCTACTATTATTATGGGTTGGCTTGGGATTAGTGTGACTCTATTTCATATACACTGTGTAGCAATCTATATAGATCATTTTCATTCATGCTTTAAATCTAGCTTAAGATTTCCTTACCTGTTTCAAGCCCATAAAGGATATATGAAATGAAGCTTCATACATTTAACATTTGTTTGGTTTTCTCTTACGCTGCTTTTATCTTAGCTCTTTGTTCCTCTATACACTTTCTCGTGAGTCTTCTGTTGGGTTGTGTGATGTTTGAGATGAAAGAGTATATGAGGTTGTTGAATGTTGTTGTGAAGCTGTCATTAAGTTGGGCGAGTGATACCAACAGATTTTAGGGATGCTTGTGGAGAAATATCTGaaaatgatggatgatttggtcTAGTAGGGTGCTGAGTAGTGGTGTGCCAACGGTTCAGAAAGTTCAGTATTGAAGGTTGAGTTGTGGCAAATGCTCCATAATTTGAGGATTATATATCTGCAACCTTTCATCTTGAAGGTCTATTTCTTATAATGGGTACATCTAATGCTTGTTAAAATTAGGAATGTAAAGAAGGGTCAATCAAACTAAGAACTAGCTCTATATGTGAATCTTCGAAAATTGGTAAAAGGAAATATTTGGGGCCCAATGATGTTACAACTGCTTCAACTATGGGCATGTATTATGCTTTTGATATCTGTAAACAGAGGCGCTTACACGTAAGAAGTTTATCCTCTGAAACTGGCAATGTGTTAGGCATGGAGTTAAACAGGAGTGACAATGCATGTACAATGAAAAAGATATCGAAGTTTGTCCTCTTTGTGTTGCCCTCTTCGCATTGAAAAGATGGATTAGATTGATCAGCAACTGAAGCCATGCAAATGTGGTTATGAAATATGTGTTTGGTGGGGTCTGTTGAAGGCAATGCAAGAAATCATAGTGTAAATGGGAGGGCTTTAGAAAGTAACCATGGAGAAGCTCACAAATTCTCTCACGATGCAAGGCGGATCATACTGTAGGATGGGGAATCTGGGCATGACAAACTCTCATTTGAATATGGtaatattaacaatattttccaAGCAAAGTTCATGGCTTACATGGGTAATCGAAAGCATTGTTACTTGCACAACAGATGGGCAAGCAaagttcataattttttttggtgatGTTCATTCCCACCAGCTTGAACTGGAAAGCTTCCATAGCTCTGATCACTCTTAATTCAAAGAATGGTAATTCTGATTCTAATAAATCACCTTAAATCCATTTCTAAACAAACATTGATGAGGCCACAAGCTATAAAGGAAGGCCTTCTTAAAAAATATGCTAAAATAGCTTATACCACGAAGAGCGATTTCTAccatttcaacaattttcagaaCCATCAATCTTTGCCGTGTCACAGGAGTCTCTTgagatttttgtttctcacgttTCATTTGGGCACAAGTCACCTACATTGGCAATTGAATTTGCTCCATTTGTTGGGAAACTAAAAGCAAAATCAAGGAAGAGATGGACAAAATGGGCAAAGTTTCTTTTCAAGTCAATCAGTTTCCTTGACCATAGAAGCAGACCGGTAGACATATAGCCATGTCCATGGTCAAAATAGCAGTCTACTCCCTCAGAGTTGAACAAGATGGACGCGACTAAGGTTAAGAATGGCCCACATCTTAGCTAACCAAAAATGGCCCTACCAGCTCCTTTCTATCTTTCCTACTTTTGCATGCACACATGGCTCCCATTATGCTTTATTTTGAGAGACACATGGCTTtccttcaatattttcatacttttttttttaagtcaattttAGAATCCCACCCTCTATGAATCATTCCCAAAGGCCACATGTTctcatttctttaattcttcattcttgctttcaaaaattggtttcaaaacttccattttcaaataattttccaaaattccaatttccaaatttaatttttaaaaattccattttcaaataatttttcaaaattccaattttcaaaacttccattttcaaataatttttcaaaattccaatcttcaaatttaagtttcaaaacttacattttcaaataatttttcaaaattcaaattttcaaatttaattttcaaaactcccattttgaaattttcaatttttaaatttaattttcaatatttcaattttcaaataattttcaaaactctagtttttttttaaataactttaattCTACTAcagatttcaaatatttttaattctacaaCTTTTCATCCTTCATTAGGGTTCTAGGTCAccaaaaatctcaaatttaatAAACTTGCTACCATTCTCCTTCTAGCATGCACttttacaaattttctttgattttcaaatatttttttcatatttttttatcatatatatatatatatatatatatttatataaatgaataaattttcataattccataataatggaaattatgggaattaattcataataaaataaattgggctttggtgggggccttacatatgagttttctcttcggATTGTCAACTGCTATACTTAACGAATATTCTCTAATCTTTGTTCTattctttgatatgcatgtgctAGTTTTATCATTACGAGCTAACCTTATTTCCATGATATCATATTCTTATTTGTTGCTAAGGTACGCTCCCACtccatctttatttatttattcgttaTCATGCtcgatttgttttattatttgatcatttcattagtatccattgatttccttattaattgtcatatttgtctcaccttatttagtaaagacccatttttagggacttagaggagtGATTCGGTCTTTTgccgtaccttcctaataaatAACTTGACTCCCGAACTCATTTATGTTTTCACaaattgtcttttccaaataaggggtcacacttaggattttctttcttattttgtttcccctttaaaaataaaacgaaaataagtggtgacttcaaatcttttctaaaaatcatatttttcaccaaataaataaaaaggcgAGTTACGTCATCGAGTGGAAATGCATAGAGCAAAATACGGAGTCCGCAATTtgctattattttaaattttaaaatatatttttttactactatacattttaaaatttttaaatactaaggtttcttttaaatacatttttttatttttgttttttaaaaaatataaattaataataatttttatagcttaaaatttaaaatttcttaatgGAAAATATAAGCTTGTTGATGtccttaaaaattacttttaaaatttttaaatttaatatagtaaaaaaaatttaataccttaattttttaaatattttttaaaatcattacctTTTTAATGTAAGtctcttacatttttttatattttatataaagattattgttattttctattttaaaattttatcttaaaattcaattaaaatcttttgattatcttatttattttaaacatatttacaaatcaattgaaaaataaaaaattaaatttatcatttttttattccatttttaattttatctttaaaaaaataaaaatctatttttatatttattggattttttaaaatttgaaaacaaaatttgacatttgatttttttattgttatcttaTACTACTATAAGAAAACATAAGGTGTTTGTCGACAATTTTATTCCAAAAACACCTTTCATAGATTAAATAATCACATTGGTATCCTAACCCAATTTAATAGCCAAGCCCATAGCTTCCCATGACAACAACATCTAATAAACACATTGACTTCATTGAAGTCACCTTCTCAGCTTCTCATGGCAAAGGTGTCACTGTGGATGACTGCATCTCTCAATCCTCTATAGCCATTAGCCAAATCATGGCAACAACTTGGGAAAACAAACATGTCTTCCATCTCTTTGTCCATGTTTCTCATTGAGATGAGACGACTAGAAACCCTAGCTTCCAAAAACCACCAATTGGATTTATTGCAATTTCAGGTATGCACCACTCAAtcttcttaattaattattcaaaatcaagttatTGTTCTTGATTAATTAGATTATATTTGTTAGCAATCATTCGGTTTACCATGCATCGGTTACCATTGCAACCATATATATggattttctctctttttttattcttcttctaaCTTTCTACATTCTTCCCTATTTTTCCACATTCACTTCCCTTTCAATCTACtactttcattgtttttttttccctaaaaaacTTTGTGGGATTAGGTTATTACTTTAGCTAGAAATTTGCTCAGAATCGAGGGTAGATAGATATCTTTTCCAGAACGTGGTCGAGTTGCTCATTGTTATAGTGAGATATTTTAAAAGgtcaaattatttgaattaattttgatgaattataaattgtttaatttggtttgttttcaattatattGCAATTTACCTCATGTTTTGAGGTTGTACAACATGGttgttgttttttgcttttcgatgttaaatattcaaaaaatttttgttgattttgccTTCCTAATGTTAAATGATGTTAAatattctgaattttttttgttgatttttgctttctaatgttaaatattttgaacgTCTAATTGATGAATTTTAGACGAAAAAATGCAATTACAGATGTTCCTTAATAGGTTTTCTTCGCTTACTTCAAGCTTTGATTTGGGTTTAGTTTTTTAGCTTTGTTTTTCAAGATTTCTGCATCCTAATGGTGTAGAGTATATGTTACAGCGATTGAGGCAATAACACTATAGGCAAACGTGggagtctaccatttttatatcttcaaaatataaggaaaaacacACATACAAGGCTTAAACACccatcttgttttttttttttttccaaaaacctTGTGGGAATTTGGATTATTCCTTTAGTTTCTTAGGTATTACATCACACTATGCTATCGaatataattttcctttttaagaaAAACTCCCTCATCTTTGAATTTGGTATAATAAACTGATTGATTGCATTTTTTAATGTCAGTTctctatttaatttcttttcatatGGTTTCTCGGTAGCCAAGCAGGCTATTAAGCATTTCCTCTTTCCCTTTCATAGAAAAAGATGGAATAGAAGCTTCTTTGGTATAGGTTTCCATGTGATCAAAACATTCTATTATAATGGCGATGTTTATTTGCATGTTGTAGTGGGTTAATGTAATCTTTAACAATGATTTGTACTATTCCATTAAGTTTTAGtatgaattttaaatcaacTTTGTATGCATTCATGAATATATTGCGCTCTTGGAATCATATGTTCTAGgtcataaataatttcaataccTCTTCTTTATATTTCTATTGCAATTCAAATATTGAAGACCCAGAAACGAAATCTTCTTGTTACTACCATAGCTCAAATAGAGTTTTCAAATACTGAATGGTTCAATGGAATTGATCTCTTGTTTTTTCcaatttgttgtttattttgcTTCATAATTTTCCAATGTTATGAGAAGGGTTTACACAAGTTTAGTAGGTTAGTAGGAAATTGTTTCAAATGTCTATGTAGTTTAATGTTAGATGTTGTTAATTGAAtcctttttgtttatttgttggtGAAAATATCTATTTAGAAGTTATTATACCAACTAAAACTCGTCAAGCATTGGATGTAATTAACTGCGACTCAGGTATGAGAAAAAATTGTACCATAAATTGATTTGTTTATGCTCCATTTGGTCccaaaaaatttaggaaaaattaCTGGAGaatgttgaaaattaattacaagagactattttggtatttttctttcttgcccAATGATATTTCTAAAACTTTCTAGGTGAATCCTTAAAATAGAGTTTGTCTTTCAAATAAAGACCTTCTATATTTGTTGCCTCGCCAAGACAAAGTGGAATTCTTAGGCTTGGGGGAGTgagatttttgttttgttttaaaattatcaaatggTTTGGCATCTTTTGTTGCATATGAAACAACTTACAAAAATATTGTTCTTATTTTGGTTATTTTGAAAGTGAGTTGTTGGAGTTAAGACATGTTAGATGATGCATTATTGTGCATATATCTAAGGTGTGCTTAGTGGGACATGATCACATTCATTGGTTATTGGAGCTAAGTTATTGAATTCTAGAGAGCAAGTAATAATAAAAGTTGGAGTCATTTTCCAAATGTAGATTAGATATATGATTCACttggcttttttctttttcttttttatcatggAGTACGGTTGACCTTGAAATATGTCTTTCCTTATCCTCTATTGAGTAACTGAGCTTTCCTAATGAGATAGTAGTTGACAAGTGAACTTAGTACATTGAGTTATAAGGTGTTGTTGCCTATCAAAACAATactaataataagaataatgttAAGTGGTTGAACATCACACTCAAGGTTTAAAATACCCATTAACATTGATGAATCCAATTTTAATAACATAAGCAAACAGAGTGGTACTACAGAATTACTTAGAAAAGCAAAATTGATAACATGGGATGAAGCACCAATGACAAAGCAATGGGATATTGAGGCATTTGATAGGACTTTAAAAGATATTATGGATACACACTTAGTATTTGATGGAAAGGTTATTGTATTTGGAAGAGATTTTCGACAAGTACTATCAATTGTACCTCAAGGcataaaagttaaaactatTAATACAAGTTTAGTCATGTCTTATCTTTGGCCTAAAATGAAGAACTTAAGATTAGCTACAAACATGAGGTCTCATTCCAATACCATTTTTAGTCACTTCCTTTTACATGTTGGGAATGGTGATGAACCCATAACAGATGAAGATATGATAGAAATCCCTAATGAAATGTTGATTAAATATGGAGATGAAGAGAATCCagaagaattttttattaacaacGACTTTCATTTACTCAAAGATCATGCATACTCAATTGAATATATCATAAAACAAGATATCCTTGCAACAAAAAATGACGATGTTGATATGCTAAATGAAAAGCTCATTGAAATTTTTGCAGAGGAATCTAAAACATATTACAATTTCGATTTCACAGTTGATAATACTCAAAATTATTACCAAGAAGAATTTTGAATACAATAACACCAAATGGGCTTCCTCCTCATAAGTTAGTCTTAAAGAAGAATTGTCTTATCATGCTCTTACAGAACTTAGATCCATCAAATGGACTTTGCAATGGAACTAGAATAATGTGCAAAGGTTTTGAATCAAATGTAATATCTGcaaaaattataacaagaaaATATGCTGGAAAACAAGTGTTACTTCCAAGAATACCTTTTTCACCCGCAGAAAATGAAGGATAcccttttcatttcaagttaTCCCAATTGCCAATTCGACTTAGTTTTGCAATAACTATAAACAAAACACAAGGCCAAACAATCCCATATGTCAGGGTATATTTACCACAAAATGTCTTCTCGCATGATCAATTATATGTTACATTATCAGGTGGTACTTCAATGACAATAACAAAAGTTCTCATTAAACAAAGCACTCCTAAATGTATCATTAGCAAAAGATCTTATACCATGAATATGGTATATAAAGAAGTTTTAATTCCAAGAAGGTCATGAACCTATCTAtgctttctatttttcattattttaattaattattcctcttttttttttttcatattgttaGATTAGATTTCTTGTCCTAACTAATTTCATTCTTCAATATTTTTGCAGCCACAATGTCTAATGAAGAAATTTATTCCCGAGGTTTTATACCTCTTAGCATGCTTCAACCTTTTGATAGGGATTGGACTATAAAAACATTTGTTCTTTGTCGAGGATCAATAGAATTGTATAATacttcaaaagtatttgaaaaaatttggaaGATAATATTAGTGGATGATAAGgtttgatatgtttttttttataattgcatTCATGTTTACTTTGATTTACCTTCTACTTAATTTAAGTGTACATCTAATTATCTTTTTCTATTCTTATAGGGCACAAGAATGCAAGCAATTTTATTCAATGATGCAAATGACATGTTTGAGAAGGAATTCAATAAGGAAAAGacatatttgatttcaaatgGATTGGTCAAACAAGTGAATTCTAATTCAAAGAGCCCAAGTTAATATGTATGCATGGCAAGAACTCGAGTGAACCATCCATTATGTTTAGCCTCAATCTacctttaattaattttacttatCATAACACAAATTGGTGGTTGAACTTTGGAGCTAATGTCTATGTTTGTTTTAACCGTGCATGTTATAAAGCATATCAAAACTTAAGTAGA
This DNA window, taken from Vitis vinifera cultivar Pinot Noir 40024 chromosome 2, ASM3070453v1, encodes the following:
- the LOC100260812 gene encoding uncharacterized protein LOC100260812 isoform X2, producing the protein MSSVLLKLLKLVVRKEEFPRWWIDGLLAIAREGGLIEILNPLNGHPCLSISNIIDNGPEPGDDAIVGLHLFKKQNLDLSSRSHTLLTCTTKGNASMRSVELTSSHADSTSSVSSRTWNVCASGNILCSQVDGNENYALFGGKGVEVNVWDLEQGTKIWTAKSPPKNSLGLFTPTWFTSATFLSKDDHRKFVAGTNSHQVRLYDISAQRRPVISFDFRETPIKAVAEDQDGYTIYIGNGSGDLASVDMRTGKLLGCFLGKCSGSIRSIARHPELPVIASCGLDSYLRFWDIKTRKVLSAVFLKQPLTNVVFDSNFAEEEVPSSVVDPPTEAQNTNETQESDEEEVQPLKRKKKSSKHSGSKKPKPKKRSKKAQDETVDDSS
- the LOC100260812 gene encoding uncharacterized protein LOC100260812 isoform X1 encodes the protein MPRTSTLECPGCPPIRALTFDVLGLVKVTEARSKEGGIPKVVDRWGEPDSSKCILAASIDDRKSGPLLAIAREGGLIEILNPLNGHPCLSISNIIDNGPEPGDDAIVGLHLFKKQNLDLSSRSHTLLTCTTKGNASMRSVELTSSHADSTSSVSSRTWNVCASGNILCSQVDGNENYALFGGKGVEVNVWDLEQGTKIWTAKSPPKNSLGLFTPTWFTSATFLSKDDHRKFVAGTNSHQVRLYDISAQRRPVISFDFRETPIKAVAEDQDGYTIYIGNGSGDLASVDMRTGKLLGCFLGKCSGSIRSIARHPELPVIASCGLDSYLRFWDIKTRKVLSAVFLKQPLTNVVFDSNFAEEEVPSSVVDPPTEAQNTNETQESDEEEVQPLKRKKKSSKHSGSKKPKPKKRSKKAQDETVDDSS